One window from the genome of Elaeis guineensis isolate ETL-2024a chromosome 5, EG11, whole genome shotgun sequence encodes:
- the LOC105045396 gene encoding ABC transporter F family member 4 yields MGRKPASDDRSSAAPSSKPSKSSAAGGGKKEKLSVSAMLASMDKPKPSSSAASKKSKPKPNTNSYMDELDMPPTDDDDVDEYDLADVDEIPKPKTRSAVTELTAATLSGKEVKKREKKEQIAAANAENARKVALKDDKDVFNVVIGTRASALDPDSQDTAADANVRDISIENFTVSAAGKELLKNASLKISHGKRYGLVGPNGKGKTTLLKLLAWRKIPVPRNIDVLLVEQEVVGDDRTALEAVVSANEELVRLRKEVATLSERTEGDEDDDNGERLAELYERLQLLGSDAAEAQASKILAGLGFTKEMQVRPTRSFSGGWRMRISLARALFMQPTLLLLDEPTNHLDLRAVLWLEEYLCRWKKTVVVVSHDRDFLNTVCNEIIHLHEMKLHIYRGNFDDFESGFEQKRKEVNKKFETYDKQRKAAQRSGSKAQQDKVKERAKYVAAKEAAKSKGKGKVDDDDQLPQDVPQKWKDYTVQFSFPEPTELTPPLLQLIEVSFSYPSREDFRLSNVDVGIDMGTRVAIVGPNGAGKSTLLNLLAGDLVPTEGEVRRSQKLRIGRYSQHFVDLLTMEENPVQYLLRLHPDQEGFSKQEAVRAKLGKFGLPSHNHLTPIAKLSGGQKARVVFTSISMSRPHILLLDEPTNHLDMQSIDALAEALEQFTGGVVLVSHDSRLISRVCEDEEKSEIWIVEEGTVKKYPGSFEDYKEDLLREIKAEVDE; encoded by the coding sequence ATGGGGAGGAAGCCGGCGTCCGACGACCGCTCCTCCGCTGCCCCCTCCTCTAAGCCCTCAAAGTCCTCTGCCGCCGGCGGCGGTAAGAAGGAGAAGCTCTCGGTCTCCGCCATGCTCGCCAGCATGGACAAGCCCAAACCCTCCTCCTCCGCCGCCTCCAAGAAATCCAAGCCGAAACCCAACACCAACTCCTACATGGATGAGCTCGATATGCCCCCCACCGACGATGATGATGTTGATGAATACGATCTCGCCGATGTCGACGAGATCCCGAAACCGAAAACACGTTCCGCCGTCACCGAGCTGACCGCCGCCACACTCTCCGGCAAGGAGGTGAAGAAGCGGGAGAAGAAGGAGCAGATCGCTGCAGCCAACGCCGAGAACGCCCGGAAGGTGGCCCTCAAGGACGACAAAGACGTCTTCAACGTGGTCATCGGCACCCGCGCCTCCGCTCTCGATCCCGACAGCCAGGACACCGCCGCCGATGCCAACGTCCGGGATATTTCGATCGAAAACTTCACGGTGTCGGCCGCGGGCAAGGAGCTGCTCAAGAACGCCTCTTTGAAGATCTCCCATGGCAAGCGCTACGGCCTCGTCGGTCCAAACGGCAAGGGCAAGACCACCCTCCTGAAGCTTCTCGCGTGGCGGAAGATCCCCGTCCCCCGGAACATCGATGTGCTTCTCGTCGAGCAGGAGGTGGTCGGCGATGACCGGACCGCCCTCGAGGCCGTGGTCTCTGCCAACGAAGAGCTCGTCAGGCTACGCAAGGAAGTGGCCACCCTATCCGAGAGGACAGAAGGGGATGAGGACGATGACAATGGCGAGCGGCTTGCGGAATTGTATGAAAGATTGCAGCTTTTGGGCTCCGATGCTGCCGAAGCTCAGGCGTCCAAGATATTGGCGGGGCTGGGGTTCACCAAGGAGATGCAGGTTCGCCCCACCCGTTCCTTCAGCGGAGGATGGAGGATGAGGATCTCTCTAGCTCGAGCCCTCTTCATGCAGCCGACCTTGTTGTTGCTCGATGAGCCGACCAACCACCTTGATCTCAGGGCTGTGCTTTGGCTCGAGGAGTACCTGTGCCGGTGGAAGAAGACGGTCGTGGTGGTCTCCCATGACCGCGACTTCCTTAACACCGTCTGCAATGAAATCATCCACCTTCATGAGATGAAGCTTCATATCTACCGTGGGAACTTCGATGACTTCGAGAGCGGGTTCGAGCAGAAGCGCAAGGAGGTGAATAAGAAGTTTGAAACATATGACAAGCAGAGGAAGGCGGCGCAGAGGAGCGGAAGCAAGGCGCAGCAGGACAAGGTCAAGGAGCGTGCCAAGTATGTTGCTGCCAAGGAAGCTGCGAAGAGCAAGGGGAAGGGGAAAGTGGATGATGACGACCAGCTGCCGCAGGACGTCCCCCAGAAGTGGAAGGACTACACTGTTCAATTCAGCTTCCCTGAgcctaccgagctcacacctccCCTCCTGCAGCTCATCGAGGTCAGCTTCAGTTATCCCAGCAGGGAGGATTTCAGGCTCTCAAATGTCGATGTCGGTATCGACATGGGAACGAGGGTTGCGATCGTGGGGCCTAATGGAGCAGGGAAGTCGACACTGTTGAATTTGCTTGCAGGAGACTTGGTGCCTACTGAGGGTGAGGTGCGCAGGAGCCAAAAACTGAGGATTGGGAGGTATTCCCAACATTTTGTGGATCTGTTGACAATGGAAGAGAATCCAGTTCAGTATCTTCTCCGTCTTCATCCGGACCAGGAAGGGTTCAGCAAGCAAGAGGCTGTTCGTGCCAAACTTGGAAAGTTTGGACTGCCCAGCCACAATCACCTTACTCCTATTGCCAAATTATCTGGTGGTCAGAAGGCTCGAGTTGTGTTTACTTCGATTTCTATGTCTAGGCCTCATATTCTATTGTTGGATGAACCCACAAATCATCTAGATATGCAGAGTATTGATGCTTTGGCTGAAGCACTGGAGCAGTTCACTGGTGGGGTTGTCTTGGTGAGTCATGACTCACGACTGATATCTCGCGTCtgtgaggatgaagaaaagagtgAGATATGGATAGTGGAAGAAGGCACCGTGAAGAAATACCCTGGTTCTTTTGAGGACTACAAGGAAGACCTGCTAAGAGAAATCAAGGCAGAGGTAGACGAATGA